In Sciurus carolinensis chromosome 17, mSciCar1.2, whole genome shotgun sequence, one genomic interval encodes:
- the LOC124968014 gene encoding olfactory receptor 18-like yields the protein MYLVTVLGNMLIILAVSSDSYLHTPMYFFLSTLSLSDIGFISTTVPKMIVDILTHSRVISYGGCLTQMSLFLIFGSVDDLLLAVMAYDRFVAICHPLHYPVIINPHLCGFLVVMSFLLSLLESQLHNLIVLQFTHIKDVEIFNFFCNPSQLLNLDCYETFTKNIVLCFAGAVFGFLPISGILFSYCKIVSSILRVPSSDGKYKAFFTCGSQLSVVCLFYGTGLAGVSDSPSKGAVVSVVNTVVTPMLNPFIYSLRNRDIKRGMWQALRKAI from the coding sequence atgtatctggtcacagtgcttgggaacatgctcatcatcctggctgtcagctctgactcctaCCTCCACACCCCTATGTACTTCTTTCTCTCCACTCTGTCTTTGTCTGATATTGGTTTTATCTCCACCACAGTCCCAAAGATGATTGTGGACATCCTAACTCATAGCAGAGTCATCTCCTATGGgggctgcctgacacagatgtctctttttctcatttttggaaGTGTGGATGATCTGCTTCTGGCTGTGATGGCATATGACCGGTtcgtggccatctgtcaccccctgcattaTCCAGTCATTATAAACCCTCACCTCTGTGGCTTCTTAGTTGTGATGTCGTTTTTGCTTAGTCTTTTGGAATCCCAACTGCACAATTTGATTGTTTTACAATTTACCCACATAAAGGATGTGgaaatttttaacttcttttgtaACCCCTCTCAGCTCCTTAATCTTGACTGTTATGAAACTTTTACCAAAAACATAGTTCTGTGTTTTGCTGGTGCCGTATTTGGTTTTCTTCCTATCTCGGGGATTCTCTTCTCTTACTGTAAAATTGTTTCCTCCATTCTGAGAGTCCCATCATCAGATGGGAAGTACAAAGCCTTTTTCACCTGTGGGTCCCAACTGtcagttgtttgcttattttatgggaCTGGCCTTGCAGGTGTCTCGGATTCTCCCAGTAAGGGTGCAGTGGTCTCAGTAGTAAACACTGTGGTCACACCCATGCTCAACCCTTTCATATACAGCCTGAGAAACAGGGACATCAAGAGGGGTATGTGGCAGGCCCTCAGAAAAGCCATTTAA